A DNA window from Danio aesculapii chromosome 14, fDanAes4.1, whole genome shotgun sequence contains the following coding sequences:
- the LOC130241122 gene encoding zinc finger protein 518B isoform X2 — MRSQQSFMSFVNNRKDIDRLCCAKCRFSTKDTELFERHVSHHEEMTFSCVLCSHVSYSKTESQKHIVSHTGSYPYRCSFCSYGAVRRDYLVKHILRIHKKNAEEGFKMDQDCDHSSVPETLWMSGWLKRNDQPTIPSSHVELPSGSQPRVNKSSVIAKSMSQTSSSCGRVTCTTTAPSISNTTVALSRTQFPSGVPSCSTSASHTSSKPPQVVLRSREENGTLFKSLLNTDSKSKVASRRAVLEKPIPKATFPRVQSISTEPLQQSPRVGVPEKGLHSKTVPRVQVRLPAEMNTALRPLLNMPLSKRNAQVDLRATQSTTGTNTVMQKTAGLSRTPIRGPLHLPAEKSNQTRTNTRALVGSSTEVSSPLSNVQVELLAPLNQPIQHNKPLTVSCPEEINIPAGCLVELVEVKNINGTRELELRLIPPNAVPQDKRSAADGSSQDATGSKLSFKCQVAAKECPVSPSTSSTFHQVKQQQSSASPDTKTSAHKLQRSSKTPTRSKINLTGRDSGIKRTAAAHEGVMLEGPELSSEGLPVISSVFSLCPTPTLTQSLPQGFPETQRWTVTTKEPKDKVRSGDRSLVCSILIKKEEEPEEKPKLASVDLQGTKTEPVNTEDFTVSKVRVKRAGKTLDARHLKQNPNNVQVSQPSVIPKQGLVSSNKDNIPHHDKEAESGRMSEHHSSAPLKYPKVSLVRIPSSLLDSAEKPPEAPAQEESLTARPVLCCTLREQNVSGSPEVAIKLILKRDLRASEEKHSDYESPPRKKHKKEKRKDKKRRSSMGLSHTSTEALRITPLRDDQLVKIPGPNQPVVVLNHPNPAARTMSVGVQTLKNYKWICSMDQEQTPTERKQPSLKMKLKKVHGQNYQILSGPAQYT, encoded by the exons ATGCGTTCTCAACAAAGTTTCATGTCATTTGTGAACAACAGAAAAGACATTGATCGCCTGTGCTGCGCTAAATGTCGATTTTCCACCAAGGACACCGAGCTGTTCGAGAGGCATGTGTCCCATCATGAGGAGATGACCTTCTCCTGTGTGCTCTGCAGCCACGTTTCCTATTCCAAAACAGAGTCTCAGAAACACATCGTCTCTCATACTGGCTCGTACCCGTACAGGTGCAGCTTCTGCTCATATGGAGCGGTGCGGAGAGATTACTTGGTGAAACACATTCTGCGTATACACAAGAAAAATGCAGAAGAAGGCTTCAAAATGGACCAAGACTGCGATCATTCGTCTGTCCCTGAAACCCTCTGGATGTCCGGTTGGCTTAAAAGGAACGATCAGCCTACAATTCCCAGTTCCCATGTAGAACTCCCTAGTGGAAGTCAACCAAGAGTCAACAAGTCGTCTGTTATTGCTAAATCAATGAGCCAAACCAGCAGTAGCTGTGGCCGGGTGACCTGCACTACGACAGCACCCAGCATCTCCAACACAACAGTTGCACTTTCTAGGACACAGTTCCCCAGTGGCGTTCCCAGCTGCTCTACAAGCGCAAGCCACACATCAAGCAAACCTCCACAAGTTGTTCTAAGATCGCGAGAGGAAAACGGCACCCTGTTTAAGTCTTTACTCAATACTGATAGTAAAAGTAAGGTGGCTAGCAGAAGAGCTGTACTAGAAAAGCCCATCCCGAAAGCCACTTTCCCACGAGTCCAAAGTATTTCAACAGAACCACTTCAGCAAAGCCCGAGGGTTGGTGTTCCTGAGAAAGGTTTGCACTCAAAAACTGTTCCCAGAGTCCAGGTACGACTGCCTGCTGAAATGAACACTGCGCTCAGACCACTGCTTAATATGCCACTGTCCAAGAGGAATGCCCAGGTGGATCTGAGAGCAACTCAGTCCACAACAGGGACCAACACTGTGATGCAGAAAACTGCAGGACTTTCCAGAACTCCGATCAGAGGTCCACTGCACTTGCCTGCAGAAAAGAGCAATCAGACGAGGACAAACACCAGAGCACTTGTAGGATCATCAACAGAGGTTTCAAGTCCATTATCCAATGTCCAGGTGGAACTGTTAGCACCACTTAACCAGCCAATTCAGCACAACAAACCATTAACCGTGTCCTGTCCAGAGGAGATCAATATTCCTGCTGGGTGTTTGGTAGAATTGGTGGAGGTGAAAAACATCAATGGGACTCGTGAGTTGGAGCTCCGCTTGATCCCACCGAATGCAGTCCCACAGGACAAGAGAAGCGCAGCGGATGGATCATCACAAGATGCTACTGGGAGCAAACTATCTTTCAAATGTCAGGTTGCTGCAAAAGAGTGTCCAGTCAGTCCATCAACATCTTCAACATTTCACCAGGTCAAACAGCAGCAGTCTTCAGCAAGCCCTGACACAAAGACTTCAGCACACAAACTACAGCGTTCCTCAAAAACACCAACCAGGAGTAAGATCAACCTGACGGGCAGAGATTCAGGGATCAAGCGCACGGCAGCAGCTCATGAAGGAGTCATGTTGGAGGGTCCAGAACTGAGTTCTGAAGGCCTTCCAGTGATTTCCTCAGTCTTCTCTCTCTGTCCTACACCTACATTAACTCAAAGCCTCCCACAGGGCTTTCCAGAAACGCAACGCTGGACAGTCACAACAAAAGAGCCAAAGGACAAAGTGAGAAGTGGAGATCGATCACTGGTCTGTAGTATTCTGATTAAAAAGGAGGAAGAACCTGAGGAGAAACCCAAACTTGCTTCTGTGGACCTCCAAGGAACAAAGACAGAGCCTGTGAATACTGAAGACTTTACAGTATCTAAGGTTCGAGTGAAAAGAGCTGGAAAAACTTTAGATGcaagacatttaaaacaaaatcctAATAATGTGCAGGTGTCTCAACCATCGGTTATTCCCAAGCAGGGCTTGGTCTCATCAAACAAGGACAATATTCCACATCATGATAAAGAAGCGGAGTCTGGCAGGATGTCAGAGCACCACAGCAGTGCTCCCCTCAAGTATCCCAAAGTGTCTCTGGTCAGGATTCCCAGTTCCTTGTTGGATTCGGCCGAGAAGCCTCCGGAAGCGCCAGCGCAAGAGGAGAGTCTGACGGCACGACCAGTTCTCTGCTGTACATTAAGAGAACAGAATGTCTCCGGCAGTCCTGAAGTGGCCATCAAGCTGATATTAAAGAGAGATCTTCGCGCAAGTGAAGAGAAGCACTCAGACTATGAGTCGCCACCAcggaaaaaacataaaaaagaaaagaggaaAGACAAAAAGCGCAGGTCATCTATGGGTCTTTCTCATACCTCGACTGAAGCGCTGAGGATAACTCCTCTGAGAGACGATCAGCTCGTTAAGATTCCTGGCCCAAACCAGCCGGTGGTGGTTCTGAACCACCCGAATCCTGCCGCTCGGACCATGAGTGTGGGTGTACAGACGCTGAAGAACTATAAGTGGATTTGCTCAATGGATCAGGAGCAGACACCGACTGAGAGGAAACAGCCCTCGCTCAAGATGAAACTGAAGAAAGTTCATGGACAGAATTACCAG attctgtctggccctgcccAATACACATGA
- the LOC130241122 gene encoding zinc finger protein 518B isoform X1, which yields MRSQQSFMSFVNNRKDIDRLCCAKCRFSTKDTELFERHVSHHEEMTFSCVLCSHVSYSKTESQKHIVSHTGSYPYRCSFCSYGAVRRDYLVKHILRIHKKNAEEGFKMDQDCDHSSVPETLWMSGWLKRNDQPTIPSSHVELPSGSQPRVNKSSVIAKSMSQTSSSCGRVTCTTTAPSISNTTVALSRTQFPSGVPSCSTSASHTSSKPPQVVLRSREENGTLFKSLLNTDSKSKVASRRAVLEKPIPKATFPRVQSISTEPLQQSPRVGVPEKGLHSKTVPRVQVRLPAEMNTALRPLLNMPLSKRNAQVDLRATQSTTGTNTVMQKTAGLSRTPIRGPLHLPAEKSNQTRTNTRALVGSSTEVSSPLSNVQVELLAPLNQPIQHNKPLTVSCPEEINIPAGCLVELVEVKNINGTRELELRLIPPNAVPQDKRSAADGSSQDATGSKLSFKCQVAAKECPVSPSTSSTFHQVKQQQSSASPDTKTSAHKLQRSSKTPTRSKINLTGRDSGIKRTAAAHEGVMLEGPELSSEGLPVISSVFSLCPTPTLTQSLPQGFPETQRWTVTTKEPKDKVRSGDRSLVCSILIKKEEEPEEKPKLASVDLQGTKTEPVNTEDFTVSKVRVKRAGKTLDARHLKQNPNNVQVSQPSVIPKQGLVSSNKDNIPHHDKEAESGRMSEHHSSAPLKYPKVSLVRIPSSLLDSAEKPPEAPAQEESLTARPVLCCTLREQNVSGSPEVAIKLILKRDLRASEEKHSDYESPPRKKHKKEKRKDKKRRSSMGLSHTSTEALRITPLRDDQLVKIPGPNQPVVVLNHPNPAARTMSVGVQTLKNYKWICSMDQEQTPTERKQPSLKMKLKKVHGQNYQVIELVLNGVSEKLLT from the coding sequence ATGCGTTCTCAACAAAGTTTCATGTCATTTGTGAACAACAGAAAAGACATTGATCGCCTGTGCTGCGCTAAATGTCGATTTTCCACCAAGGACACCGAGCTGTTCGAGAGGCATGTGTCCCATCATGAGGAGATGACCTTCTCCTGTGTGCTCTGCAGCCACGTTTCCTATTCCAAAACAGAGTCTCAGAAACACATCGTCTCTCATACTGGCTCGTACCCGTACAGGTGCAGCTTCTGCTCATATGGAGCGGTGCGGAGAGATTACTTGGTGAAACACATTCTGCGTATACACAAGAAAAATGCAGAAGAAGGCTTCAAAATGGACCAAGACTGCGATCATTCGTCTGTCCCTGAAACCCTCTGGATGTCCGGTTGGCTTAAAAGGAACGATCAGCCTACAATTCCCAGTTCCCATGTAGAACTCCCTAGTGGAAGTCAACCAAGAGTCAACAAGTCGTCTGTTATTGCTAAATCAATGAGCCAAACCAGCAGTAGCTGTGGCCGGGTGACCTGCACTACGACAGCACCCAGCATCTCCAACACAACAGTTGCACTTTCTAGGACACAGTTCCCCAGTGGCGTTCCCAGCTGCTCTACAAGCGCAAGCCACACATCAAGCAAACCTCCACAAGTTGTTCTAAGATCGCGAGAGGAAAACGGCACCCTGTTTAAGTCTTTACTCAATACTGATAGTAAAAGTAAGGTGGCTAGCAGAAGAGCTGTACTAGAAAAGCCCATCCCGAAAGCCACTTTCCCACGAGTCCAAAGTATTTCAACAGAACCACTTCAGCAAAGCCCGAGGGTTGGTGTTCCTGAGAAAGGTTTGCACTCAAAAACTGTTCCCAGAGTCCAGGTACGACTGCCTGCTGAAATGAACACTGCGCTCAGACCACTGCTTAATATGCCACTGTCCAAGAGGAATGCCCAGGTGGATCTGAGAGCAACTCAGTCCACAACAGGGACCAACACTGTGATGCAGAAAACTGCAGGACTTTCCAGAACTCCGATCAGAGGTCCACTGCACTTGCCTGCAGAAAAGAGCAATCAGACGAGGACAAACACCAGAGCACTTGTAGGATCATCAACAGAGGTTTCAAGTCCATTATCCAATGTCCAGGTGGAACTGTTAGCACCACTTAACCAGCCAATTCAGCACAACAAACCATTAACCGTGTCCTGTCCAGAGGAGATCAATATTCCTGCTGGGTGTTTGGTAGAATTGGTGGAGGTGAAAAACATCAATGGGACTCGTGAGTTGGAGCTCCGCTTGATCCCACCGAATGCAGTCCCACAGGACAAGAGAAGCGCAGCGGATGGATCATCACAAGATGCTACTGGGAGCAAACTATCTTTCAAATGTCAGGTTGCTGCAAAAGAGTGTCCAGTCAGTCCATCAACATCTTCAACATTTCACCAGGTCAAACAGCAGCAGTCTTCAGCAAGCCCTGACACAAAGACTTCAGCACACAAACTACAGCGTTCCTCAAAAACACCAACCAGGAGTAAGATCAACCTGACGGGCAGAGATTCAGGGATCAAGCGCACGGCAGCAGCTCATGAAGGAGTCATGTTGGAGGGTCCAGAACTGAGTTCTGAAGGCCTTCCAGTGATTTCCTCAGTCTTCTCTCTCTGTCCTACACCTACATTAACTCAAAGCCTCCCACAGGGCTTTCCAGAAACGCAACGCTGGACAGTCACAACAAAAGAGCCAAAGGACAAAGTGAGAAGTGGAGATCGATCACTGGTCTGTAGTATTCTGATTAAAAAGGAGGAAGAACCTGAGGAGAAACCCAAACTTGCTTCTGTGGACCTCCAAGGAACAAAGACAGAGCCTGTGAATACTGAAGACTTTACAGTATCTAAGGTTCGAGTGAAAAGAGCTGGAAAAACTTTAGATGcaagacatttaaaacaaaatcctAATAATGTGCAGGTGTCTCAACCATCGGTTATTCCCAAGCAGGGCTTGGTCTCATCAAACAAGGACAATATTCCACATCATGATAAAGAAGCGGAGTCTGGCAGGATGTCAGAGCACCACAGCAGTGCTCCCCTCAAGTATCCCAAAGTGTCTCTGGTCAGGATTCCCAGTTCCTTGTTGGATTCGGCCGAGAAGCCTCCGGAAGCGCCAGCGCAAGAGGAGAGTCTGACGGCACGACCAGTTCTCTGCTGTACATTAAGAGAACAGAATGTCTCCGGCAGTCCTGAAGTGGCCATCAAGCTGATATTAAAGAGAGATCTTCGCGCAAGTGAAGAGAAGCACTCAGACTATGAGTCGCCACCAcggaaaaaacataaaaaagaaaagaggaaAGACAAAAAGCGCAGGTCATCTATGGGTCTTTCTCATACCTCGACTGAAGCGCTGAGGATAACTCCTCTGAGAGACGATCAGCTCGTTAAGATTCCTGGCCCAAACCAGCCGGTGGTGGTTCTGAACCACCCGAATCCTGCCGCTCGGACCATGAGTGTGGGTGTACAGACGCTGAAGAACTATAAGTGGATTTGCTCAATGGATCAGGAGCAGACACCGACTGAGAGGAAACAGCCCTCGCTCAAGATGAAACTGAAGAAAGTTCATGGACAGAATTACCAGGTAATCGAGTTGGTGTTAAACGGGGTTTCAGAGAAACTGCTGACGTGA
- the LOC130241125 gene encoding cytokine-dependent hematopoietic cell linker, with protein sequence MMDGRYRRDRDRYVHAHLCEVTESSPAERAPKSRIRTADAVAPPPPRPLRVLPERKGPAINRDLKPGRLPKSSSDGRLEFMGSADRACASPPRAVKTKPRDHLSLPPTPPVKIITEHPNHPHQFDDSPPTRPAPEPQTRTKHRPEWTQSSRSGQENVKATPASAPAASHRFSLDLESQDLDSDSESSSDPHLRKLQHHEWPPGKGEASGSFTNHSKPAQDLEEQNWYVGAFSRVEAEHALHLVNREGAFLVRDCSKNTTHEPLVLALFYDKRVFNIQIRFSEETHKYTLGTGLRTNDRFDSVTDIIRFHSIFPIVLIDGRRSAGECVQRQQCVLMYPITKEDLTQLLN encoded by the exons ATGATG GATGGCAGGTACAGAAGAGATCGGGACAGATATGTGCACGCACACCTGTGTGAAG ttacaGAGAGCAGCCCTGCTGAACGGGCCCCTAAAAGTCGCATCCGCACAGCA gatgctgtggctcctcctcctcctcgtccTCTGCGTGTTCTGCCAG AACGTAAAGGACCAGCCATCAACCGAGACCTCAAACCTGGGAGACTGCCGAAGAGTTCATCAg atgGCCGATTGGAGTTCATGGGATCTGCTGACAGG GCCTGTGCATCTCCACCGAG GGCAGTGAAAACTAAACCTAGAGATCACCTGAGTTTACCACCGACTCCACCAGTGAAGATCATCACTGAGCACCCAAACCACCCTCACCAGTTTGATGATTCTCCTCCAACCAGACCAGCACCAGAACCGCAAACCAGAACTAAACACAGACCTGAATGGACACA atcaAGTCGGAGTGGACAAGAGAAC GTTAAAGCCACACCAGCGTCTGCAC CTGCGGCGTCTCACAGGTTTTCTCTGGATCTGGAGTCTCAGGATCTCGACAG TGACAGCGAGAGCAGCTCTG ATCCACACCTGAGGAAACTGCAGCATCACGAATGGCCACCAGGGAAAGGAGAAGCCAGCGGCAGCTTCACCAACCACAGCAAACCAgcacag gacCTGGAGGAGCAGAACTGGTATGTGGGAGCGTTCAGTCGGGTGGAGGCCGAACATGCTCTACATCTGGTCAACCgg GAGGGAGCCTTTCTAGTGCGCGACTGCTCCAAGAACACTACCCATGAGCCTCTAGTGCTGGCGCTGTTCTACGACAAGCGGGTCTTCAACATCCAGATCCGCTTCAGTGAGGAGACGCACAAATACACACTGGGCACGGGACTGCGCACCAATGat agGTTTGATTCAGTCACAGATATCATCAGGTTTCACTCCATCTTCCCCATCGTGCTCATCGACGGACGCAGAAGTGCAGGAGAGTGTGTGCAGCGCCAGCAGTGTGTGCTGATGTACCCCATCACTAAAGAGGACCTCACACAGCTGcttaactaa
- the hs3st1 gene encoding heparan sulfate glucosamine 3-O-sulfotransferase 1 — protein sequence MALVLALLLCFSTQSSVLVSDVISPPDAALIPHTNTRRLPDIIIIGVRKAGTRALIQMLSLHTSIAAAQNEVHFFDWDSHYERGLDWYVDQMPETQPGQLTVEKTPAYFTSRGVPERIRLAKPDARLLLIVREPTERLLSDYTQVYHNRLEKHKRPQPLEKLLMRNGELNLDYKPLNRSLYHTHMQRWLQAFPITSFHLVDGDVLIREPLAEMQKVEAFLELEPQISQHNFYFNQTKGFFCLRDGQRQRCLHRSKGRKHPQVSPQILHKLHDFFHEPNRKFFELVGRTFDWK from the coding sequence ATGGCTCTGGTCTTGGCTCTTCTTCTGTGTTTTTCCACTCAATCCTCTGTTCTGGTGTCTGACGTCATCTCTCCGCCTGATGCTGCGCTAATACCCCACACTAATACTCGCCGCCTGcctgacatcatcatcatcggtGTGAGGAAGGCCGGCACCCGCGCCCTCATCCAGATGTTGAGTCTGCACACTAGCATCGCCGCCGCCCAGAATGAAGTGCACTTCTTCGATTGGGACAGTCACTATGAGCGTGGCCTGGATTGGTACGTGGATCAGATGCCGGAAACGCAGCCGGGTCAGCTAACGGTGGAAAAAACACCCGCGTACTTCACCTCCAGAGGTGTCCCAGAGCGCATCCGGTTAGCAAAACCTGACGCTCGGCTGCTGCTAATCGTACGCGAGCCCACCGAACGCCTGCTGTCCGACTACACACAAGTCTACCACAACCGACTGGAGAAACACAAGCGTCCGCAACCCCTCGAAAAGCTTCTGATGCGAAACGGAGAGCTCAACCTGGACTACAAACCGCTGAACCGCAGCCTgtaccacacacacatgcagcgctGGCTCCAGGCGTTCCCCATCACCAGCTTCCACCTGGTGGACGGAGACGTGCTCATCCGAGAGCCACTAGCGGAGATGCAGAAGGTGGAGGCGTTCCTGGAGCTGGAGCCGCAGATTAGCCAACACAACTTCTACTTTAACCAAACTAAAGGCTTCTTCTGTCTGCGCGACGGGCAGCGGCAGCGGTGTCTGCACCGCTCTAAAGGACGCAAACACCCGCAGGTTTCACCACAGATCCTGCACAAACTCCATGACTTTTTTCACGAACCCAACCGGAAGTTCTTTGAGCTGGTCGGCAGGACGTTTGACTGGAAGTGA